The following coding sequences are from one Clarias gariepinus isolate MV-2021 ecotype Netherlands chromosome 19, CGAR_prim_01v2, whole genome shotgun sequence window:
- the uimc1 gene encoding BRCA1-A complex subunit RAP80 isoform X1 yields MPRRKRTTGHNERKSKVRRREHIKDENEEEEDEEEEEEDNTLVISDSDSDEQHQEGDSSVKVTPRAARRREREKKTHMQDMTEDEMLDLALRLSKQEAKSATQREQVEDDDMRKAIAESLQVSCGQASETSSKRARSAAKPHQGRDTVTSNVRCKLSFPGKDGKDSKDSGSIDDEVPFSRMNTSERFEDISPLPQMPDLSQKTLSQPSPPSPAHPSVPSAASQESQSSSPAKREFLERSPEDEPSQSESQLQKSPVFLRECSVRLIQNLPSTTGSSRNIASTNDSSLSVPSPDRSQNSPLPPKSPVFPKSDFKRCTNFTQDDLSNCTPDSSVCKPDDAFQEPPSHKSRKDSQERLPDIREAQTSSRVSVTKADKQDAVMLQQVKDESSRETGVSTVSVAVRAQNLDVSLPGDAKSLDEFTSHMVLHLSDDDDDDDDEDDDKIIPPSPVFPQGRGSCAGKPKLSPTQPCSSTPPEETTQDSLLTKSPHRAVSESVQSNVAIKSPECRLAPLAKGNENAPVSYYWGIPFCPKGLRPDDYTRVILTQLEVYEKSLKEARRQLLRKADWGLPMIPCPVERPHGRRLKRHRAPQLLEEEEDEEDEAQDKEEKKMKEKRKEQEEPQHCSEEAENGQQETYVVVSSPETQEELGKSPLLFRQQEATTSAKPSSCRKLLTQDLSQDTQIQSQPEEHEEDNQNGCFEVESAVCPETQMTEDNTPELMVTSPGQQTETDVMEVDEVRGPAAEGDERMDQDRPGEEQSWRESVPSQVECPMCTRFFPLSKIEVHAAYCNGAVESQDVVIEQNEQEGLSEVSARRRRGKRAQMEDDVRFEKSEQREKCFLCSKFFTTEEYSHHVDQCLQQKTHGPKQGNGLLSALNRTETVHLDDSGAGPSNTTIRNNRSLADAPVMASDSTDSQASAYYVSSSPIKSFTPISEIKDCLVDFQRQYSDRPSQRLTRKRKFKR; encoded by the exons ATGCCTCGGAGAAAGCGAACCACAGGTCACAATGAAAGGAAAAGTAAAGTTCGTCGAAGAGAACATATTAAAGATGAgaatgaggaagaggaggatgaagaagaagaggaggaggataaCACTCTGGTCATCTCCGACTCGGATAGTgatgaacag CATCAGGAAGGAGACAGTTCAGTGAAAGTGACTCCCAGAGCTGCAAGGCGCcgggaaagagaaaagaaaacacacatgcaAG ACATGACTGAGGATGAGATGTTGGATCTGGCTTTGAGGCTGAGTAAACAGGAGGCGAAGAGTGCAACCCAGAGAGAACAGGTGGAAGATGACGACATGAGAAAAGCCATCGCAGAAAGTCTTCAG GTCAGCTGTGGTCAAGCTTCAGAAACAAGCTCCAAGAGAGCCAGGTCTGCAGCAAAACCTCACCAAGGCCGAGACACTGTGACCTCAAACGTTCGGTGTAAGCTGTCCTTTCCTGGCAAAGATGGCAAGGACAGCAAAGACAGCGGGAGCATTGACGATGAAGTCCCGTTCTCACGAATGAACACTTCGGAACGATTTGAGGACATCAGTCCACTACCGCAGATGCCTGATCTATCTCAGAAGACCTTGTCGCAACCTTCGCCTCCAAGTCCGGCTCACCCATCTGTGCCTTCTGCAGCTTCTCAA gaatcCCAATCCTCATCTCCGGCTAAACGGGAATTTTTAGAGCGCTCGCCTGAGGACGAGCCTTCACAGAGCGAATCTCAGCTCCAGAAGTCACCCGTCTTCCTCCGTGAGTGCAGCGTGAGACTGATCCAGAACCTCCCGAGCACAACCGGATCCTCAAGGAACATCGCGTCTACAAACGACAGCTCTCTCAGCGTACCCAGTCCCGACCGCTCCCAAAACAGCCCACTTCCACCTAAAAGCCCTGTATTTCCTAAATCTGACTTTAAAAGATGCACAAATTTCACACAGGATGATCTTAGCAATTGCACTCCGGACAGCAGCGTTTGCAAACCTGACGACGCGTTTCAAGAACCTCCAAGCCATAAAAGCCGGAAAGATTCCCAGGAACGCCTTCCAGACATCCGGGAAGCTCAGACATCCTCACGCGTTTCAGTGACCAAAGCCGACAAACAG GACGCTGTCATGCTGCAGCAGGTGAAGGATGAATCCTCTCGGGAAACCGGCGTAAGCACCGTGTCAG ttgcAGTCAGAGCACAAAACTTGGATGTGTCTTTGCCTGGAGATGCCAAATCTTTGGACGAGTTCACCAGTCACATGGTACTTCATTTGtctgatgatgacgatgatgatgatgatgaagacgatgataag ATTATCCCTCCGAGCCCAGTCTTTCCTCAGGGCCGTGGTTCATGTGCAGGAAAGCCAAAGCTCTCACCAACGCAACCCTGCTCATCCACACCTCCTGAAGAAACCACACAAGACTCGCTTCTGACCAAATCTCCTCACCGAGCCGTATCCGAGTCTGTGCAGTCAAATGTTGCTATAAAGTCTCCTGAATGTAGACTCGCACCGCTGGCAAAGGGGAACGAGAACGCTCCTGTATCGTACTACTGGGGCATTCCTTTTTGCCCCAAGGGCCTACGTCCGGATGATTACACACGAGTCATCCTCACCCAGCTGGAGGTGTATGAGAAGAGCCTGAAAGAGGCTCGGAGACAGCTGCTACGCAAAGCCGACTGGGGTCTTCCA ATGATTCCATGCCCGGTGGAGAGACCCCATGGCAGGAGACTGAAGCGCCACCGAGCCCCTCAGCTtctggaggaggaagaggacgagGAAGACGAGGCACAAGacaaggaagagaaaaagatgaaagagaaaAGGAAGGAGCAGGAGGAGCCTCAGCACTGTTCAGAAGAAGCGGAGAACGGACAGCAGGAAACGTACGTCGTCGTGTCCTCTCCCGAGACACAGGAAGAGCTTGGG AAATCACCATTGCTGTTTAGACAACAGGAGGCTACAACTTCAGCTAAACCTTCCAG TTGTCGAAAGCTGCTTACTCAGGACCTTTCTCAAGACACTCAGATTCAATCTCAACCCGAAGAGCATGAGGAAGACAATCAGAACGGATGTTTTGAAGTGGAGAGCGCTGTGTGCCCAG AAACCCAGATGACTGAAGACAACACACCCGAGCTGATGGTGACCAGTCCTGGCCAG CAAACAGAGACTGATGTCATGGAGGTGGATGAAGTGAGGGGTCCAGCAGCTGAAGGTGACGAGAGAATGGACCAGGATCGTCCGGGTGAGGAGCAGTCGTGGAGGGAATCCGTTCCCTCTCAGGTAGAGTGTCCCATGTGCACCCGCTTCTTCCCTCTCAGCAAGATCGAGGTGCATGCGGCCTACTGTAACGGCGCTGTAGAGAGCCAGGATGTCGTCATCGAGCAGAACGAGCAGGAAGGCCTTTCAGAAG TGAGTGCACGAAGGAGACGAGGAAAAAGAGCACAGATGGAAGATGATGTAAGGTTTGAGAA atcaGAGCAGCGGGAGAAATGCTTCTTGTGTAGTAAATTTTTCACAACTGAGGAGTACAGCCATCATGTGGACCAGTGCCTTCAACAGAAAACACACGGACCAaagcag ggcaaTGGCTTGCTGTCTGCCTTGAATCGGACAGAAACGGTGCACCTAG ATGACAGTGGAGCTGGACCATCAAATACTACAATCAGAAACAACCG cAGCCTTGCAGACGCACCAGTGATGGCTAGTGACAGCACGGATTCTCAAGCTTCAGCTTATTACGTGAGCTCGTCTCCTATCAAGTCCTTCACTCCCATATCTGAAATCAAGGACTGCCTCGTCGACTTCCAGCGGCAGTACTCGGACCGGCCCAGCCAGAGACTGACGAGGAAGAGGAAGTTTAAGAGATAG
- the uimc1 gene encoding BRCA1-A complex subunit RAP80 isoform X3 translates to MPRRKRTTGHNERKSKVRRREHIKDENEEEEDEEEEEEDNTLVISDSDSDEQHQEGDSSVKVTPRAARRREREKKTHMQDMTEDEMLDLALRLSKQEAKSATQREQVEDDDMRKAIAESLQVSCGQASETSSKRARSAAKPHQGRDTVTSNVRCKLSFPGKDGKDSKDSGSIDDEVPFSRMNTSERFEDISPLPQMPDLSQKTLSQPSPPSPAHPSVPSAASQESQSSSPAKREFLERSPEDEPSQSESQLQKSPVFLRECSVRLIQNLPSTTGSSRNIASTNDSSLSVPSPDRSQNSPLPPKSPVFPKSDFKRCTNFTQDDLSNCTPDSSVCKPDDAFQEPPSHKSRKDSQERLPDIREAQTSSRVSVTKADKQDAVMLQQVKDESSRETGVSTVSVRAQNLDVSLPGDAKSLDEFTSHMVLHLSDDDDDDDDEDDDKIIPPSPVFPQGRGSCAGKPKLSPTQPCSSTPPEETTQDSLLTKSPHRAVSESVQSNVAIKSPECRLAPLAKGNENAPVSYYWGIPFCPKGLRPDDYTRVILTQLEVYEKSLKEARRQLLRKADWGLPMIPCPVERPHGRRLKRHRAPQLLEEEEDEEDEAQDKEEKKMKEKRKEQEEPQHCSEEAENGQQETYVVVSSPETQEELGKSPLLFRQQEATTSAKPSSCRKLLTQDLSQDTQIQSQPEEHEEDNQNGCFEVESAVCPETQMTEDNTPELMVTSPGQQTETDVMEVDEVRGPAAEGDERMDQDRPGEEQSWRESVPSQVECPMCTRFFPLSKIEVHAAYCNGAVESQDVVIEQNEQEGLSEVSARRRRGKRAQMEDDVRFEKSEQREKCFLCSKFFTTEEYSHHVDQCLQQKTHGPKQGNGLLSALNRTETVHLDDSGAGPSNTTIRNNRSLADAPVMASDSTDSQASAYYVSSSPIKSFTPISEIKDCLVDFQRQYSDRPSQRLTRKRKFKR, encoded by the exons ATGCCTCGGAGAAAGCGAACCACAGGTCACAATGAAAGGAAAAGTAAAGTTCGTCGAAGAGAACATATTAAAGATGAgaatgaggaagaggaggatgaagaagaagaggaggaggataaCACTCTGGTCATCTCCGACTCGGATAGTgatgaacag CATCAGGAAGGAGACAGTTCAGTGAAAGTGACTCCCAGAGCTGCAAGGCGCcgggaaagagaaaagaaaacacacatgcaAG ACATGACTGAGGATGAGATGTTGGATCTGGCTTTGAGGCTGAGTAAACAGGAGGCGAAGAGTGCAACCCAGAGAGAACAGGTGGAAGATGACGACATGAGAAAAGCCATCGCAGAAAGTCTTCAG GTCAGCTGTGGTCAAGCTTCAGAAACAAGCTCCAAGAGAGCCAGGTCTGCAGCAAAACCTCACCAAGGCCGAGACACTGTGACCTCAAACGTTCGGTGTAAGCTGTCCTTTCCTGGCAAAGATGGCAAGGACAGCAAAGACAGCGGGAGCATTGACGATGAAGTCCCGTTCTCACGAATGAACACTTCGGAACGATTTGAGGACATCAGTCCACTACCGCAGATGCCTGATCTATCTCAGAAGACCTTGTCGCAACCTTCGCCTCCAAGTCCGGCTCACCCATCTGTGCCTTCTGCAGCTTCTCAA gaatcCCAATCCTCATCTCCGGCTAAACGGGAATTTTTAGAGCGCTCGCCTGAGGACGAGCCTTCACAGAGCGAATCTCAGCTCCAGAAGTCACCCGTCTTCCTCCGTGAGTGCAGCGTGAGACTGATCCAGAACCTCCCGAGCACAACCGGATCCTCAAGGAACATCGCGTCTACAAACGACAGCTCTCTCAGCGTACCCAGTCCCGACCGCTCCCAAAACAGCCCACTTCCACCTAAAAGCCCTGTATTTCCTAAATCTGACTTTAAAAGATGCACAAATTTCACACAGGATGATCTTAGCAATTGCACTCCGGACAGCAGCGTTTGCAAACCTGACGACGCGTTTCAAGAACCTCCAAGCCATAAAAGCCGGAAAGATTCCCAGGAACGCCTTCCAGACATCCGGGAAGCTCAGACATCCTCACGCGTTTCAGTGACCAAAGCCGACAAACAG GACGCTGTCATGCTGCAGCAGGTGAAGGATGAATCCTCTCGGGAAACCGGCGTAAGCACCGTGTCAG TCAGAGCACAAAACTTGGATGTGTCTTTGCCTGGAGATGCCAAATCTTTGGACGAGTTCACCAGTCACATGGTACTTCATTTGtctgatgatgacgatgatgatgatgatgaagacgatgataag ATTATCCCTCCGAGCCCAGTCTTTCCTCAGGGCCGTGGTTCATGTGCAGGAAAGCCAAAGCTCTCACCAACGCAACCCTGCTCATCCACACCTCCTGAAGAAACCACACAAGACTCGCTTCTGACCAAATCTCCTCACCGAGCCGTATCCGAGTCTGTGCAGTCAAATGTTGCTATAAAGTCTCCTGAATGTAGACTCGCACCGCTGGCAAAGGGGAACGAGAACGCTCCTGTATCGTACTACTGGGGCATTCCTTTTTGCCCCAAGGGCCTACGTCCGGATGATTACACACGAGTCATCCTCACCCAGCTGGAGGTGTATGAGAAGAGCCTGAAAGAGGCTCGGAGACAGCTGCTACGCAAAGCCGACTGGGGTCTTCCA ATGATTCCATGCCCGGTGGAGAGACCCCATGGCAGGAGACTGAAGCGCCACCGAGCCCCTCAGCTtctggaggaggaagaggacgagGAAGACGAGGCACAAGacaaggaagagaaaaagatgaaagagaaaAGGAAGGAGCAGGAGGAGCCTCAGCACTGTTCAGAAGAAGCGGAGAACGGACAGCAGGAAACGTACGTCGTCGTGTCCTCTCCCGAGACACAGGAAGAGCTTGGG AAATCACCATTGCTGTTTAGACAACAGGAGGCTACAACTTCAGCTAAACCTTCCAG TTGTCGAAAGCTGCTTACTCAGGACCTTTCTCAAGACACTCAGATTCAATCTCAACCCGAAGAGCATGAGGAAGACAATCAGAACGGATGTTTTGAAGTGGAGAGCGCTGTGTGCCCAG AAACCCAGATGACTGAAGACAACACACCCGAGCTGATGGTGACCAGTCCTGGCCAG CAAACAGAGACTGATGTCATGGAGGTGGATGAAGTGAGGGGTCCAGCAGCTGAAGGTGACGAGAGAATGGACCAGGATCGTCCGGGTGAGGAGCAGTCGTGGAGGGAATCCGTTCCCTCTCAGGTAGAGTGTCCCATGTGCACCCGCTTCTTCCCTCTCAGCAAGATCGAGGTGCATGCGGCCTACTGTAACGGCGCTGTAGAGAGCCAGGATGTCGTCATCGAGCAGAACGAGCAGGAAGGCCTTTCAGAAG TGAGTGCACGAAGGAGACGAGGAAAAAGAGCACAGATGGAAGATGATGTAAGGTTTGAGAA atcaGAGCAGCGGGAGAAATGCTTCTTGTGTAGTAAATTTTTCACAACTGAGGAGTACAGCCATCATGTGGACCAGTGCCTTCAACAGAAAACACACGGACCAaagcag ggcaaTGGCTTGCTGTCTGCCTTGAATCGGACAGAAACGGTGCACCTAG ATGACAGTGGAGCTGGACCATCAAATACTACAATCAGAAACAACCG cAGCCTTGCAGACGCACCAGTGATGGCTAGTGACAGCACGGATTCTCAAGCTTCAGCTTATTACGTGAGCTCGTCTCCTATCAAGTCCTTCACTCCCATATCTGAAATCAAGGACTGCCTCGTCGACTTCCAGCGGCAGTACTCGGACCGGCCCAGCCAGAGACTGACGAGGAAGAGGAAGTTTAAGAGATAG
- the uimc1 gene encoding BRCA1-A complex subunit RAP80 isoform X2, whose translation MPRRKRTTGHNERKSKVRRREHIKDENEEEEDEEEEEEDNTLVISDSDSDEQHQEGDSSVKVTPRAARRREREKKTHMQDMTEDEMLDLALRLSKQEAKSATQREQVEDDDMRKAIAESLQVSCGQASETSSKRARSAAKPHQGRDTVTSNVRCKLSFPGKDGKDSKDSGSIDDEVPFSRMNTSERFEDISPLPQMPDLSQKTLSQPSPPSPAHPSVPSAASQESQSSSPAKREFLERSPEDEPSQSESQLQKSPVFLRECSVRLIQNLPSTTGSSRNIASTNDSSLSVPSPDRSQNSPLPPKSPVFPKSDFKRCTNFTQDDLSNCTPDSSVCKPDDAFQEPPSHKSRKDSQERLPDIREAQTSSRVSVTKADKQDAVMLQQVKDESSRETGVSTVSVAVRAQNLDVSLPGDAKSLDEFTSHMVLHLSDDDDDDDDEDDDKIIPPSPVFPQGRGSCAGKPKLSPTQPCSSTPPEETTQDSLLTKSPHRAVSESVQSNVAIKSPECRLAPLAKGNENAPVSYYWGIPFCPKGLRPDDYTRVILTQLEVYEKSLKEARRQLLRKADWGLPMIPCPVERPHGRRLKRHRAPQLLEEEEDEEDEAQDKEEKKMKEKRKEQEEPQHCSEEAENGQQETYVVVSSPETQEELGKSPLLFRQQEATTSAKPSSCRKLLTQDLSQDTQIQSQPEEHEEDNQNGCFEVESAVCPETQMTEDNTPELMVTSPGQQTETDVMEVDEVRGPAAEGDERMDQDRPGEEQSWRESVPSQVECPMCTRFFPLSKIEVHAAYCNGAVESQDVVIEQNEQEGLSEVSARRRRGKRAQMEDDVRFEKSEQREKCFLCSKFFTTEEYSHHVDQCLQQKTHGPKQGNGLLSALNRTETVHLDDSGAGPSNTTIRNNRLADAPVMASDSTDSQASAYYVSSSPIKSFTPISEIKDCLVDFQRQYSDRPSQRLTRKRKFKR comes from the exons ATGCCTCGGAGAAAGCGAACCACAGGTCACAATGAAAGGAAAAGTAAAGTTCGTCGAAGAGAACATATTAAAGATGAgaatgaggaagaggaggatgaagaagaagaggaggaggataaCACTCTGGTCATCTCCGACTCGGATAGTgatgaacag CATCAGGAAGGAGACAGTTCAGTGAAAGTGACTCCCAGAGCTGCAAGGCGCcgggaaagagaaaagaaaacacacatgcaAG ACATGACTGAGGATGAGATGTTGGATCTGGCTTTGAGGCTGAGTAAACAGGAGGCGAAGAGTGCAACCCAGAGAGAACAGGTGGAAGATGACGACATGAGAAAAGCCATCGCAGAAAGTCTTCAG GTCAGCTGTGGTCAAGCTTCAGAAACAAGCTCCAAGAGAGCCAGGTCTGCAGCAAAACCTCACCAAGGCCGAGACACTGTGACCTCAAACGTTCGGTGTAAGCTGTCCTTTCCTGGCAAAGATGGCAAGGACAGCAAAGACAGCGGGAGCATTGACGATGAAGTCCCGTTCTCACGAATGAACACTTCGGAACGATTTGAGGACATCAGTCCACTACCGCAGATGCCTGATCTATCTCAGAAGACCTTGTCGCAACCTTCGCCTCCAAGTCCGGCTCACCCATCTGTGCCTTCTGCAGCTTCTCAA gaatcCCAATCCTCATCTCCGGCTAAACGGGAATTTTTAGAGCGCTCGCCTGAGGACGAGCCTTCACAGAGCGAATCTCAGCTCCAGAAGTCACCCGTCTTCCTCCGTGAGTGCAGCGTGAGACTGATCCAGAACCTCCCGAGCACAACCGGATCCTCAAGGAACATCGCGTCTACAAACGACAGCTCTCTCAGCGTACCCAGTCCCGACCGCTCCCAAAACAGCCCACTTCCACCTAAAAGCCCTGTATTTCCTAAATCTGACTTTAAAAGATGCACAAATTTCACACAGGATGATCTTAGCAATTGCACTCCGGACAGCAGCGTTTGCAAACCTGACGACGCGTTTCAAGAACCTCCAAGCCATAAAAGCCGGAAAGATTCCCAGGAACGCCTTCCAGACATCCGGGAAGCTCAGACATCCTCACGCGTTTCAGTGACCAAAGCCGACAAACAG GACGCTGTCATGCTGCAGCAGGTGAAGGATGAATCCTCTCGGGAAACCGGCGTAAGCACCGTGTCAG ttgcAGTCAGAGCACAAAACTTGGATGTGTCTTTGCCTGGAGATGCCAAATCTTTGGACGAGTTCACCAGTCACATGGTACTTCATTTGtctgatgatgacgatgatgatgatgatgaagacgatgataag ATTATCCCTCCGAGCCCAGTCTTTCCTCAGGGCCGTGGTTCATGTGCAGGAAAGCCAAAGCTCTCACCAACGCAACCCTGCTCATCCACACCTCCTGAAGAAACCACACAAGACTCGCTTCTGACCAAATCTCCTCACCGAGCCGTATCCGAGTCTGTGCAGTCAAATGTTGCTATAAAGTCTCCTGAATGTAGACTCGCACCGCTGGCAAAGGGGAACGAGAACGCTCCTGTATCGTACTACTGGGGCATTCCTTTTTGCCCCAAGGGCCTACGTCCGGATGATTACACACGAGTCATCCTCACCCAGCTGGAGGTGTATGAGAAGAGCCTGAAAGAGGCTCGGAGACAGCTGCTACGCAAAGCCGACTGGGGTCTTCCA ATGATTCCATGCCCGGTGGAGAGACCCCATGGCAGGAGACTGAAGCGCCACCGAGCCCCTCAGCTtctggaggaggaagaggacgagGAAGACGAGGCACAAGacaaggaagagaaaaagatgaaagagaaaAGGAAGGAGCAGGAGGAGCCTCAGCACTGTTCAGAAGAAGCGGAGAACGGACAGCAGGAAACGTACGTCGTCGTGTCCTCTCCCGAGACACAGGAAGAGCTTGGG AAATCACCATTGCTGTTTAGACAACAGGAGGCTACAACTTCAGCTAAACCTTCCAG TTGTCGAAAGCTGCTTACTCAGGACCTTTCTCAAGACACTCAGATTCAATCTCAACCCGAAGAGCATGAGGAAGACAATCAGAACGGATGTTTTGAAGTGGAGAGCGCTGTGTGCCCAG AAACCCAGATGACTGAAGACAACACACCCGAGCTGATGGTGACCAGTCCTGGCCAG CAAACAGAGACTGATGTCATGGAGGTGGATGAAGTGAGGGGTCCAGCAGCTGAAGGTGACGAGAGAATGGACCAGGATCGTCCGGGTGAGGAGCAGTCGTGGAGGGAATCCGTTCCCTCTCAGGTAGAGTGTCCCATGTGCACCCGCTTCTTCCCTCTCAGCAAGATCGAGGTGCATGCGGCCTACTGTAACGGCGCTGTAGAGAGCCAGGATGTCGTCATCGAGCAGAACGAGCAGGAAGGCCTTTCAGAAG TGAGTGCACGAAGGAGACGAGGAAAAAGAGCACAGATGGAAGATGATGTAAGGTTTGAGAA atcaGAGCAGCGGGAGAAATGCTTCTTGTGTAGTAAATTTTTCACAACTGAGGAGTACAGCCATCATGTGGACCAGTGCCTTCAACAGAAAACACACGGACCAaagcag ggcaaTGGCTTGCTGTCTGCCTTGAATCGGACAGAAACGGTGCACCTAG ATGACAGTGGAGCTGGACCATCAAATACTACAATCAGAAACAACCG CCTTGCAGACGCACCAGTGATGGCTAGTGACAGCACGGATTCTCAAGCTTCAGCTTATTACGTGAGCTCGTCTCCTATCAAGTCCTTCACTCCCATATCTGAAATCAAGGACTGCCTCGTCGACTTCCAGCGGCAGTACTCGGACCGGCCCAGCCAGAGACTGACGAGGAAGAGGAAGTTTAAGAGATAG
- the znf346 gene encoding zinc finger protein 346 isoform X2: MATQGPNGDFPYLPCGAAEVNRLIQENGDLFSESQCRVCSAVLISESQKLAHYQSKKHASKVRRYMATHEDEPFAKRFKPSSQDAESGEVLQYEGDKYKACTVCNMNFSSAVVAQSHYKGKVHAKNLRLKTFGVQPPAIPQPVVPVKKLDIQPVGPAVNDPNRFCNICQASFNNPLMAQQHYSGKKHKKHLTKQKLMETFGPSATPASTVKGYPCTMCNIELNSVEQYQAHISGAKHKNHVRLKEGGNSMVSPLRKKQPDYLYGYNQQQHVQEDWGSLKQDYESGGL, translated from the exons ATGGCGACCCAAGGACCGAATGGAGATTTTCCTTATTTACCCTGTGGGGCAGCGGAGG TGAACCGACTCATCCAGGAGAACGGCGACCTGTTCTCTGAGTCGCAGTGTCGAGTGTGCAGCGCTGTCCTCATTTCAGAGTCACAAAAGCTCGCACATTACCAG AGCAAGAAGCATGCAAGCAAAGTACGGCGTTACATGGCCACCCACGAAGACGAACCCTTCGCCAAGAGATTCAAACCCTCTTCACAGGATGCTGAA AGTGGTGAGGTCCTGCAGTATGAAGGTGATAAATACAAAGCTTGCACCGTATGCAACATGAACTTTTCCTctgcagtggtggctcaatctCACTACAAAGGCAAAGTGCACGCCAAGAATCTTAGATTAAAAACCTTTGGGGTGCAGCCACCGG CCATACCTCAGCCTGTTGTTCCAGTGAAGAAGTTAGACATACAACCCGTGGGCCCCGCTGTTAACGACCCCAACCGCTTTTGCAACATTTGTCAGGCTTCCTTCAACAACCCATTGATGGCTCAACAACACTACAGTGGcaagaaacacaaaaaacatttgaCCAAGCAGAAACTCATGGagacctttgggccttctgccaCACCAG CCTCTACAGTAAAAGGCTATCCGTGTACCATGTGCAATATCGAGCTCAATTCAGTGGAACAGTACCAGGCTCACATCAGCGGCGCCAAACACAAGAACCA cGTTCGACTAAAGGAAGGCGGCAACTCCATGGTGAGCCCCTTGAGAAAAAAACAGCCGGACTATCTGTATGGCTATAACCAGCAGCAGCATGTCCAGGAGGACTGGGGCAGTTTAAAGCAGGACTATGAGTCAGGAGGTCTGTAA
- the znf346 gene encoding zinc finger protein 346 isoform X1, which yields MATQGPNGDFPYLPCGAAEVNRLIQENGDLFSESQCRVCSAVLISESQKLAHYQSKKHASKVRRYMATHEDEPFAKRFKPSSQDAESGEVLQYEGDKYKACTVCNMNFSSAVVAQSHYKGKVHAKNLRLKTFGVQPPAIPQPVVPVKKLDIQPVGPAVNDPNRFCNICQASFNNPLMAQQHYSGKKHKKHLTKQKLMETFGPSATPGEKEASTVKGYPCTMCNIELNSVEQYQAHISGAKHKNHVRLKEGGNSMVSPLRKKQPDYLYGYNQQQHVQEDWGSLKQDYESGGL from the exons ATGGCGACCCAAGGACCGAATGGAGATTTTCCTTATTTACCCTGTGGGGCAGCGGAGG TGAACCGACTCATCCAGGAGAACGGCGACCTGTTCTCTGAGTCGCAGTGTCGAGTGTGCAGCGCTGTCCTCATTTCAGAGTCACAAAAGCTCGCACATTACCAG AGCAAGAAGCATGCAAGCAAAGTACGGCGTTACATGGCCACCCACGAAGACGAACCCTTCGCCAAGAGATTCAAACCCTCTTCACAGGATGCTGAA AGTGGTGAGGTCCTGCAGTATGAAGGTGATAAATACAAAGCTTGCACCGTATGCAACATGAACTTTTCCTctgcagtggtggctcaatctCACTACAAAGGCAAAGTGCACGCCAAGAATCTTAGATTAAAAACCTTTGGGGTGCAGCCACCGG CCATACCTCAGCCTGTTGTTCCAGTGAAGAAGTTAGACATACAACCCGTGGGCCCCGCTGTTAACGACCCCAACCGCTTTTGCAACATTTGTCAGGCTTCCTTCAACAACCCATTGATGGCTCAACAACACTACAGTGGcaagaaacacaaaaaacatttgaCCAAGCAGAAACTCATGGagacctttgggccttctgccaCACCAGGTGAGAAAGAAG CCTCTACAGTAAAAGGCTATCCGTGTACCATGTGCAATATCGAGCTCAATTCAGTGGAACAGTACCAGGCTCACATCAGCGGCGCCAAACACAAGAACCA cGTTCGACTAAAGGAAGGCGGCAACTCCATGGTGAGCCCCTTGAGAAAAAAACAGCCGGACTATCTGTATGGCTATAACCAGCAGCAGCATGTCCAGGAGGACTGGGGCAGTTTAAAGCAGGACTATGAGTCAGGAGGTCTGTAA